A genomic segment from Spinacia oleracea cultivar Varoflay chromosome 3, BTI_SOV_V1, whole genome shotgun sequence encodes:
- the LOC110792247 gene encoding uncharacterized protein: MGNTSCIITSNSKTKVLKWDGGLRVYSRPVKAAELMLNNPGQFVCPFSIVQIGNRVTGLLADDELEPHNLYFLLPMDLLYSVLTTDEVSYMSTKAQKAAKFGSLVKKFHLFAEFTMFPSEAKRSETDSKVNIKEPDTYKTVFGHRSWRPALETIFEAT; encoded by the coding sequence ATGGGAAACACATCTTGTATCATTACTAGTAATTCAAAAACTAAGGTGCTCAAATGGGATGGAGGTTTAAGAGTCTATAGTAGGCCAGTGAAAGCAGCAGAACTAATGCTGAATAATCCAGGACAATTTGTTTGCCCTTTTAGCATCGTGCAGATAGGCAACCGCGTTACTGGATTGTTAGCTGATGATGAGTTAGAACCTCATAACTTGTATTTCCTACTTCCTATGGATTTGCTTTACTCAGTCCTAACAACTGATGAGGTTAGCTATATGAGTACCAAGGCACAAAAGGCAGCAAAGTTTGGCAGCTTGGTAAAGAAATTTCACCTTTTTGCTGAATTTACCATGTTTCCATCAGAGGCAAAGAGATCAGAAACAGACAGCAAGGTCAACATAAAAGAACCAGATACTTATAAAACAGTTTTCGGCCACAGATCATGGAGACCTGCATTAGAAACCATTTTTGAAGCTACCTAA
- the LOC110792246 gene encoding protein MRG1 isoform X1: protein MTNPAEAETISAAGGTAQHFLQAQPSFPCPFAEGERVIASHGEFLYKAKVVKVKSEDGWLFYVHYMGWKKSWDEWVKVDRLMKYTDENLQKVSQTAEGVKAGYLYPSKFGAFDAGGKKHKKDSALLCRKRKRKHNMLKGKFNESEEKIINISVPLTLKKQLIADFVFIKQTGKLVKLPRTPNVNDITEKYLDYRRKKDLVMSTSLGEILSGLCAYFNKALPMMLLYNNERQQYQEAINENTSPSRVYGAEHLLRLFVKLPALLYDLNIEEETLRNLLGNIHDFLKFLQMHQSVFFLPTYDVPEHTPRSTDIECN from the exons ATGACGAATCCGGCAGAGGCGGAAACAATCTCAGCCGCTGGTGGCACCGCCCAACATTTTCTGCAAGCGCAACCGTCTTTTCCCTGTCCATTTGCAGAAGGCGAGAGAGTCATTGCTAGTCACGGCGAATTCTTATACAAAGCCAAA GTTGTAAAAGTGAAATCTGAGGACGGTTGGTTGTTTTATGTTCATTACATG GGTTGGAAGAAAAG TTGGGATGAATGGGTCAAAGTTGATCGCTTGATGAAATATACAGATGAGAATTTACAGAAAGTTTCTCAAACAGCTGAAGGTGTGAAGGCTGGGTATCTATACCCATCAAAATTTGGTGCTTTTG ATGCTGGAGGGAAAAAGCACAAGAAAGATTCTGCTCTTTTGTGtcgtaaaagaaaaagaaagcacAACATGCTCAAG GGTAAATTCAATGAATCAGAAGAAAAGATCATCAACATTTCTGTTCCTCTAACGCTAAAGAAGCAACTAATAGCTGATTTTGTATTCATTAAGCAAACGGGAAAG CTTGTCAAGCTTCCGCGAACTCCAAATGTTAATGATATTACCGAGAAGTATCTAGATTACAGAAGAAAGAAGGATCTTGT AATGTCTACCTCACTTGGCGAAATTTTGAGCGGGTTATGTGCTTATTTTAATAAAGCTTTGCCTATGATGCTTCTTTATAACAATGAACGTCAACAATATCAAGAAGCAATCAATGAGAATACGTCTCCATCCAGAGTTTACGGAGCTGAACATCTTCTTCGTCTGTTCG TCAAGTTGCCTGCACTATTATATGATTTAAACATCGAAGAGGAGACCCTACGGAATCTATTGGGGAATATACATGACTTTCTGAA GTTCTTGCAGATGCATCAAAGTGTGTTTTTCCTACCTACGTATGATGTTCCTGAACATACACCGAGAAGCACAGATATAGAGTGCAACTGA
- the LOC110792246 gene encoding protein MRG1 isoform X2, with amino-acid sequence MTNPAEAETISAAGGTAQHFLQAQPSFPCPFAEGERVIASHGEFLYKAKVVKVKSEDGWLFYVHYMGWKKSWDEWVKVDRLMKYTDENLQKVSQTAEGVKAGYLYPSKFGAFDAGGKKHKKDSALLCRKRKRKHNMLKGKFNESEEKIINISVPLTLKKQLIADFVFIKQTGKLVKLPRTPNVNDITEKYLDYRRKKDLVMSTSLGEILSGLCAYFNKALPMMLLYNNERQQYQEAINENTSPSRVYGAEHLLRLFVKLPALLYDLNIEEETLRNLLGNIHDFLKCIKVCFSYLRMMFLNIHREAQI; translated from the exons ATGACGAATCCGGCAGAGGCGGAAACAATCTCAGCCGCTGGTGGCACCGCCCAACATTTTCTGCAAGCGCAACCGTCTTTTCCCTGTCCATTTGCAGAAGGCGAGAGAGTCATTGCTAGTCACGGCGAATTCTTATACAAAGCCAAA GTTGTAAAAGTGAAATCTGAGGACGGTTGGTTGTTTTATGTTCATTACATG GGTTGGAAGAAAAG TTGGGATGAATGGGTCAAAGTTGATCGCTTGATGAAATATACAGATGAGAATTTACAGAAAGTTTCTCAAACAGCTGAAGGTGTGAAGGCTGGGTATCTATACCCATCAAAATTTGGTGCTTTTG ATGCTGGAGGGAAAAAGCACAAGAAAGATTCTGCTCTTTTGTGtcgtaaaagaaaaagaaagcacAACATGCTCAAG GGTAAATTCAATGAATCAGAAGAAAAGATCATCAACATTTCTGTTCCTCTAACGCTAAAGAAGCAACTAATAGCTGATTTTGTATTCATTAAGCAAACGGGAAAG CTTGTCAAGCTTCCGCGAACTCCAAATGTTAATGATATTACCGAGAAGTATCTAGATTACAGAAGAAAGAAGGATCTTGT AATGTCTACCTCACTTGGCGAAATTTTGAGCGGGTTATGTGCTTATTTTAATAAAGCTTTGCCTATGATGCTTCTTTATAACAATGAACGTCAACAATATCAAGAAGCAATCAATGAGAATACGTCTCCATCCAGAGTTTACGGAGCTGAACATCTTCTTCGTCTGTTCG TCAAGTTGCCTGCACTATTATATGATTTAAACATCGAAGAGGAGACCCTACGGAATCTATTGGGGAATATACATGACTTTCTGAA ATGCATCAAAGTGTGTTTTTCCTACCTACGTATGATGTTCCTGAACATACACCGAGAAGCACAGATATAG